Part of the Leclercia sp. AS011 genome is shown below.
ATAAGGGCGATTTCGCCGCCCAGCTGGCGCAGCTGAACGGCTGGATCAACCCGACGTCACAGGAGGAGGCGGTTCGCGCCACTCCATTACCCCAGGTTCCGGCGGCGGGATTCCTGCTGGGAGCCAGCGCGGAGAGCGCGCGCCTTGCCGCCAGCCTCGACTGGGACTTCGTCTTTGCCGCCCATCTGAATGGCGACCCCGATCTGCTGCGCGAGGTGATTGGCACCTGGCGCGCCCATAGCGCCCGGGAGGTGATCGTCGCGGTGCAGGCCATCGTGGCCCCAACCCAGGCTCAGGCCGAGGATCTGGCCCAATCCGTCGAAGTGTGGGGCGTTGAGTTGGCCAACGGCCAGCGGGTCACCGTCGCCAGCGAAGAGCAGGCCTACGCCTTTGCCCGTCAGGCGGGCAGCGAGCCGCTGCGCATCGCCCGCCGCGCCCAGTCGCTGCTGGCGGGTACCGCGGAGTTTGTACTGGAACAGCTGGAGGCGCTGCATCAGCAGTGGGGCATTGACGAGTTCATTATTGATACCCCGGTTGCCGATGGCACCGTCCGCGTGCAGTCCCTGCGCCTGCTGGCCCAGGCCCGCGAGCCGCGGGAGGTGACGGTATGAGCCTCGAACAACAGCTGATCGCCTGGCGCCGCGAGCTGCACCAGAACCCGGAGCTCTCCGGTGAAGAAGTCCAGACTACCGCCCGCCTGCGTCAGTGGTTAGGCGACGCCGGAATTAAGGTTTTGCCTTACGAACTGGCAACCGGCGTGGTCGCCGAAGTGGGGAAGGGTGAAAAACAGATCGCCCTGCGGGCCGATATCGACGCCCTGCCGATTGACGAGCGTAGCGGCGTCGCCTTTACCTCTCAACGCCCCGGCGTGATGCACGCCTGCGGCCATGACATCCACACCAGCGTGATCCTCGGTGCGGCCCTAAAACTTAAAGAACGGGAAGCCTCCCTGAACGGTCGGGTGCGGATCTTGTTCCAGCCCGCAGAAGAGAACTTCGGCGGCGCTAAAAGCCTGGTGCGCGCAGGGGCCCTGCGCGACGTCAGCGCCATCTTCGGCATGCATAACGAGCCGGGTCTGCCGGTGGGCAGTTTCGCCACCCGCGGCGGCCCGTTCTACGCCAACGTCGACCGCTTTGTGTTCCGCATCACCGGCAAGGGGGCGCACGCTGCCCGGCCGCATGAAGGGAGCGACGCGATTGTACTCGCCAGCCAGCTGGTTACCGCCCTGCAAAGCGTCGCCAGCCGCAACGTGAATACCCTGGATTCGGTGGTGCTGAGCGTGACGCGCATTACCGGGGGCAACACCTGGAACGTGCTGCCGGAGAACGTCGAGCTGGAAGGGACCCTGCGCACCCATCGCACCGAAGTGCAGCAGAACGTGAAGGCCCGGGTGGCCGAAATTGCCGCCGGGTTTGCTGCCGCCTTTAACGCCCAAATCGACATCACCTGGTATGCGGGACCTACCGCGCTGGTCAACGACGCCAACTGGGCCGAATTTGCCACCTCGGTGGCGCGGGAGACCGGCTACGAGACCCGTCAGGCCGAGCTGCACATGGGCGGGGAGGATTTCGCCGTCTACCTGCAGCAGATCCCCGGAGCCTTCGTCAGCATCGGCAGCGCCAGCCAGTATGGCCTGCACCATCCGGCCTTTAACCCGGACGAGGCATTAATTGAACCTGCCGCGCGCTATTTCGCCCGGCTGGCAGAAAAAGCACTGAATCAACTTTAAGGGTAAGGAGGGACTATGTCCGCACCACGACAGCTGCGCCTGGGCACGATTTTGCACGGCGCGTCAGGGAATATGTCAGCCTGGCGCCATCCGGCGGCCCCGGCCGATGCCAGCATCAATTTTAACTTTGTCAAAGAGACGGCCCTGAAGGCCGAAGCGGGCAAGCTCGACTTTATCTTTGTCGCGGACGGCCTCTACATCAACGAGAAGTCGATCCCGCACTTTCTCAACCGCTTT
Proteins encoded:
- a CDS encoding LLM class flavin-dependent oxidoreductase, translated to MSWRISILDKSPVAENETAADALSRTLSLAQQAETLGYHRFWIAEHHNTPQLASPSPELLIAWILGQTRRIRVGSGGVMLQHYSPYKVAENFNLLAAIAPGRVDLGVGKAPGGLPLSTRALQLGLSQQDKGDFAAQLAQLNGWINPTSQEEAVRATPLPQVPAAGFLLGASAESARLAASLDWDFVFAAHLNGDPDLLREVIGTWRAHSAREVIVAVQAIVAPTQAQAEDLAQSVEVWGVELANGQRVTVASEEQAYAFARQAGSEPLRIARRAQSLLAGTAEFVLEQLEALHQQWGIDEFIIDTPVADGTVRVQSLRLLAQAREPREVTV
- a CDS encoding amidohydrolase, producing the protein MSLEQQLIAWRRELHQNPELSGEEVQTTARLRQWLGDAGIKVLPYELATGVVAEVGKGEKQIALRADIDALPIDERSGVAFTSQRPGVMHACGHDIHTSVILGAALKLKEREASLNGRVRILFQPAEENFGGAKSLVRAGALRDVSAIFGMHNEPGLPVGSFATRGGPFYANVDRFVFRITGKGAHAARPHEGSDAIVLASQLVTALQSVASRNVNTLDSVVLSVTRITGGNTWNVLPENVELEGTLRTHRTEVQQNVKARVAEIAAGFAAAFNAQIDITWYAGPTALVNDANWAEFATSVARETGYETRQAELHMGGEDFAVYLQQIPGAFVSIGSASQYGLHHPAFNPDEALIEPAARYFARLAEKALNQL